From a single Alloactinosynnema sp. L-07 genomic region:
- a CDS encoding BlaI/MecI/CopY family transcriptional regulator: protein MRGFGELEAVVMDRVWNCADTITVREVFESLKATREIAYTTVMSTMDNLHRKGWLDRKRQGKAFLYWPTLTREEYSARLMRDALDTSGNPDVVLARFLEQMTDDESSRLRDVMQRWASGKEAE, encoded by the coding sequence ATGCGCGGATTCGGGGAACTCGAAGCGGTCGTGATGGATCGCGTGTGGAACTGCGCGGACACGATCACGGTCCGCGAGGTCTTCGAGTCCTTGAAGGCCACCCGGGAGATCGCCTACACCACCGTGATGTCGACCATGGACAACCTGCACCGCAAGGGCTGGTTGGACCGCAAGCGGCAGGGCAAGGCCTTCCTGTACTGGCCCACACTCACCCGGGAGGAGTACAGCGCCCGCTTGATGCGTGACGCGCTGGACACCAGCGGGAACCCCGACGTCGTGCTCGCTCGTTTCCTGGAGCAGATGACCGACGACGAGTCCTCCCGGCTGCGCGACGTGATGCAACGGTGGGCATCGGGCAAGGAGGCAGAATGA
- a CDS encoding cytochrome c biogenesis CcdA family protein, with protein sequence MGELLFGTTLLASFLGGVVALLAPCCVSVMLPAYLSTGFRHRGGVVPATLVFGAGVATVILPIGLGATALSRLLVEQHVWLFSAGGALMIVGGAAVLAGWKPNLPMPGARRVKEGSFGSAYALGAFSGLASACCAPVLVGVAVLAGASASFPVALAIGLSYVAGMVAPLALVALAWDRRRERASRVLSDRTVRLRMGRWQRHLALGTAVSGLLMIGMGVLAFVLAFTGAGMARGGWQSEVSAWLQHLSSITVHALSWAPGWALALVLVLGLTLLIRRGVRARAAHAAKTTSCTGCDEQPESASIPATVEENHRGQDQR encoded by the coding sequence GTGGGTGAGCTGTTGTTCGGCACGACGTTGCTGGCCTCCTTCCTCGGGGGTGTGGTGGCCCTGCTGGCGCCGTGCTGCGTGTCGGTGATGCTGCCGGCCTACCTGTCCACCGGCTTCCGGCACCGCGGCGGCGTGGTGCCCGCGACCCTGGTGTTCGGCGCCGGAGTCGCGACGGTGATCCTGCCCATCGGCCTGGGCGCGACGGCGCTGAGCAGGCTGCTGGTCGAGCAGCACGTGTGGCTGTTCTCCGCGGGCGGCGCGCTGATGATCGTCGGCGGGGCGGCGGTGCTGGCCGGCTGGAAGCCGAACCTGCCCATGCCGGGCGCGCGCAGGGTGAAGGAGGGCAGCTTCGGGTCCGCCTACGCGCTGGGCGCGTTCTCCGGCCTGGCCAGCGCCTGCTGCGCCCCGGTGCTGGTCGGGGTCGCGGTGCTCGCCGGCGCCTCGGCCTCGTTCCCGGTCGCACTGGCCATCGGGCTGTCCTACGTCGCCGGGATGGTCGCGCCGCTCGCGCTGGTCGCGCTGGCCTGGGACCGGCGCCGCGAACGCGCCTCCCGGGTGCTCAGCGACCGCACCGTGCGGCTGCGGATGGGCCGGTGGCAGCGGCACCTGGCCCTGGGCACAGCGGTCAGCGGCCTGTTGATGATCGGCATGGGCGTGCTCGCCTTCGTGCTGGCGTTCACCGGGGCCGGCATGGCCCGCGGCGGCTGGCAGAGCGAGGTGAGCGCCTGGCTGCAGCACCTGTCCAGCATCACCGTGCACGCACTGTCCTGGGCGCCGGGCTGGGCGCTCGCCCTGGTCCTCGTCCTCGGTTTAACGCTGCTGATCCGCCGCGGCGTGCGCGCCAGGGCCGCTCACGCCGCGAAGACCACCTCGTGCACAGGGTGTGACGAACAGCCCGAGTCCGCATCGATTCCCGCAACCGTGGAGGAGAACCACCGTGGGCAAGACCAGCGGTAG
- a CDS encoding peroxiredoxin: protein MGKTSGRTQLKRPATGQSGRGGSRGPRRGTLIAASLITVAVVALYLVYQGSQPTTEASGGGSGYKHVAGEPGTGATAPDFTLPSSGGGEVSLADYRGRSVLLYFQEGLMCQPCIDQITDLEANEAALEKAGVDEVVSISHDPINQVTRKAADANLSTPWLSDPDQRVIHAYDAHKYGMMRETTAGHSFVLVGPDGTIQWRADYGGAPDYTMFVPTDKVLADLAQERAS from the coding sequence GTGGGCAAGACCAGCGGTAGGACGCAGCTCAAGCGTCCCGCGACCGGCCAAAGCGGCCGGGGCGGTTCGCGCGGGCCTCGCCGGGGCACGCTCATCGCCGCGTCGCTGATCACCGTCGCCGTCGTCGCGCTGTACCTGGTGTACCAGGGTTCGCAGCCCACGACCGAGGCGTCCGGGGGCGGCAGCGGCTACAAGCACGTCGCCGGCGAACCCGGAACCGGCGCCACCGCCCCCGACTTCACCCTGCCCTCCAGCGGCGGGGGCGAGGTCAGCCTCGCCGACTACCGGGGCCGCAGCGTGCTGCTCTACTTCCAGGAAGGCCTGATGTGCCAGCCGTGCATCGACCAGATCACCGACCTGGAGGCCAACGAGGCGGCACTGGAGAAGGCCGGGGTGGACGAGGTCGTGTCGATCTCGCACGATCCGATCAACCAGGTCACGCGGAAGGCGGCGGACGCGAATCTCTCGACCCCGTGGCTGTCCGACCCAGATCAGAGGGTCATCCACGCCTACGACGCCCACAAGTACGGGATGATGCGGGAGACCACGGCCGGGCACAGCTTCGTCCTGGTCGGCCCGGACGGGACCATCCAGTGGCGCGCCGACTACGGCGGCGCCCCCGACTACACCATGTTCGTGCCCACCGACAAGGTGCTCGCCGACCTGGCCCAGGAGCGGGCCTCGTGA
- a CDS encoding glutaredoxin family protein has translation MTRAVEITLLTQSACAFCDHAKDVLGRVGRDYPLRVNEIDLAGEEGQHLAGQAGVMFAPGVLVDGEPFSYGRLSERKLRRTLARRARCSA, from the coding sequence GTGACCAGGGCCGTCGAGATCACCCTGTTGACCCAGTCCGCCTGCGCTTTCTGCGACCACGCCAAGGACGTCCTGGGTCGCGTCGGGCGGGACTACCCGCTGCGCGTGAACGAGATCGACCTGGCCGGCGAGGAGGGGCAACACCTCGCCGGACAAGCCGGCGTGATGTTCGCCCCCGGTGTGCTCGTCGACGGTGAACCCTTCTCCTACGGTCGGCTCTCCGAACGCAAGCTGCGCCGCACCCTGGCCAGGCGTGCCCGATGCAGCGCGTGA
- a CDS encoding DUF1707 domain-containing protein → MQRVTRESSTMEPRVRAADADRERVVARLRQEVGTGRLTLDEFSDRAAAAYRASTTGQLDVLTRDLPDPAEGRSGAKSRPAYPLAPITVAVLLALTLLAGIIVTLYGFNDSDPMGPMMDHMSR, encoded by the coding sequence ATGCAGCGCGTGACGCGGGAGAGCTCGACGATGGAGCCGAGGGTGCGGGCCGCCGATGCGGACCGCGAACGCGTCGTCGCCCGCCTGCGACAGGAGGTCGGCACGGGGCGGCTGACGCTCGACGAGTTCTCCGACCGCGCCGCCGCGGCCTACCGGGCGAGCACCACCGGCCAACTCGACGTGCTGACCCGGGACCTGCCCGATCCGGCCGAAGGCCGGTCCGGCGCGAAGAGCCGGCCCGCGTACCCCTTGGCCCCGATCACGGTCGCCGTACTGCTGGCGTTGACGCTCCTGGCCGGGATCATCGTCACGCTCTACGGCTTCAACGACTCCGATCCCATGGGCCCGATGATGGATCACATGAGTCGGTAG
- a CDS encoding heavy metal-responsive transcriptional regulator — MRIGELAAVTGTTPKTLRFYEDSGLLSPAARTPSGYREYGQDAVTRLDFIRRGRAAGLTLAQIREVLDVRDRGRAPCAHVEDLLAVRLRDLDAQIADLQALRDTVAQLHHAASRPDPDRCHPEQVCRYL, encoded by the coding sequence TTGCGGATCGGGGAACTCGCGGCGGTCACCGGCACCACGCCCAAGACGCTGCGCTTCTACGAGGACAGCGGCCTGCTGTCCCCGGCCGCGCGTACTCCCTCCGGGTACCGCGAATACGGCCAGGACGCGGTCACCCGGCTTGACTTCATCCGCCGTGGCCGCGCCGCCGGGCTGACCCTGGCGCAGATCCGCGAGGTCCTCGACGTGCGCGACCGCGGCCGCGCCCCCTGCGCTCATGTCGAGGACCTGCTCGCTGTGCGGTTGCGAGACCTCGACGCGCAGATCGCCGACTTGCAGGCGCTGCGCGACACCGTCGCGCAGCTGCACCACGCGGCCAGCCGGCCCGATCCTGATAGGTGCCATCCCGAGCAGGTCTGCCGCTACCTGTGA
- the merB gene encoding organomercurial lyase, whose amino-acid sequence MTEQLDELLDGYARIMPALSAAEVRIAVALWRLLAEGEPVPVGALADRLGDAAGDVTAAVDGVLAGSCQRDERGDIVAFWGLALPQLASPHQLAVHGRVLGAWCAPDTLWLPRVLDATVAVTSPLHGTDETISLVVGPDGLRDISVDGAVVSFVRPVGTTVGEAVPAILSSNCHHQMFFASAAARPPLGAHRAARRHSRVRRRAGRGRCAAVHRHRPGSGPAAPVTELLGEDER is encoded by the coding sequence GTGACAGAGCAGCTGGATGAGTTGTTGGACGGATATGCGCGCATCATGCCCGCCCTGAGCGCTGCCGAGGTGCGGATCGCGGTGGCGTTGTGGCGGCTGCTGGCGGAAGGAGAACCCGTCCCGGTGGGGGCGCTGGCCGACCGGCTCGGCGACGCGGCCGGCGACGTGACTGCTGCTGTCGACGGGGTGCTGGCCGGGTCGTGCCAGCGTGACGAGCGCGGTGACATCGTGGCGTTCTGGGGTCTGGCGTTGCCGCAGTTGGCTTCACCGCACCAGCTGGCAGTGCACGGGCGGGTGCTGGGCGCGTGGTGCGCGCCGGACACCCTGTGGCTGCCGCGGGTGCTGGACGCCACGGTGGCGGTCACCTCACCACTGCACGGCACCGATGAGACGATCTCGCTGGTGGTGGGGCCGGACGGGCTGCGGGACATCTCCGTCGACGGCGCCGTGGTGTCGTTCGTGCGACCGGTTGGTACCACGGTCGGTGAGGCGGTACCGGCGATCCTGAGCAGCAACTGCCACCACCAGATGTTCTTCGCCTCCGCCGCGGCCCGCCCGCCGCTGGGCGCACACCGGGCAGCGCGACGACATAGCCGTGTTCGGCGTCGAGCAGGCCGCGGCCGGTGCGCTGCGGTTCATCGCCACCGTCCTGGATCCGGCCCGGCGGCCCCGGTGACTGAGCTGCTCGGCGAAGATGAAAGGTGA
- the merA gene encoding mercury(II) reductase: MTSGDDADLAVVGSGGAAMAAAIAARQAGAHVVLVERAVLGGTCVNIGCVPSKTLLAAAGARHTALANPFPGAPTCAGGVDLAALVGQKDELVGRLRKAKYADVAGAYGFPVQPGQARFADADSLTVDGQPLRARAYVIATGAEPARPALPGLDEVDYLTSTTAMEQSDLPESLVVVGGGYVGMEQAQLFAHLGARVTLIGRLAPRAEPELAAALRAVFAADGITVAAEHAIAVSATAGGVEVVTATGRRVSGQRLLVATGRRPRTGALNLPAAGVRTDERGFVAVDETQRSTNPRVYAAGDVTGGPQYVYVAAATGRVAALNALAADGARPARVDYTGLPQVVFTRPQLASAGLTEADAQAAGHDCVCRVLDLADVPRALVNRDTRGAVKVVADAATGRVLGVHALADGAGEMMLAATYAIKAGMTVDDIADTWAPYLTMAESLRIAAGLFGTDLPTSCCA; encoded by the coding sequence ATGACATCCGGTGACGACGCCGACCTTGCGGTGGTCGGTTCCGGCGGGGCGGCGATGGCCGCCGCGATCGCCGCCCGGCAAGCCGGCGCTCACGTGGTGCTGGTCGAGCGGGCGGTGCTCGGCGGTACCTGCGTGAACATCGGCTGTGTGCCGTCGAAGACGCTGCTGGCGGCGGCCGGCGCCCGGCACACCGCGCTGGCCAACCCGTTCCCCGGCGCGCCGACCTGCGCCGGCGGGGTCGATCTCGCCGCGCTCGTCGGGCAGAAGGACGAGCTGGTAGGCCGGCTGCGAAAGGCCAAGTACGCCGACGTCGCCGGCGCCTACGGCTTCCCGGTCCAGCCCGGCCAGGCCCGCTTCGCTGACGCCGACAGCCTCACCGTCGACGGGCAGCCGTTGCGCGCCCGCGCCTACGTGATCGCCACCGGCGCCGAACCGGCCCGCCCCGCCCTGCCCGGTCTGGACGAGGTCGACTACCTGACCTCCACCACCGCGATGGAGCAGTCCGACCTGCCGGAGTCGCTGGTCGTGGTCGGCGGCGGCTACGTGGGCATGGAGCAGGCGCAGTTGTTCGCCCACCTCGGCGCCCGCGTCACCCTCATCGGGCGGCTCGCGCCGCGCGCCGAACCCGAGCTCGCCGCGGCGCTGCGGGCGGTGTTCGCCGCCGACGGCATCACCGTCGCCGCTGAGCACGCCATCGCGGTGAGCGCCACCGCCGGCGGCGTAGAGGTCGTCACCGCGACGGGACGGCGGGTGTCCGGGCAGCGGTTGCTGGTGGCCACCGGCCGCCGGCCGCGTACCGGCGCCCTGAACCTGCCCGCCGCCGGAGTGAGGACCGACGAGCGCGGGTTCGTGGCCGTCGACGAGACGCAGCGCAGCACCAACCCGCGGGTGTACGCCGCCGGGGACGTCACCGGCGGCCCGCAGTACGTCTACGTCGCCGCCGCTACCGGCCGTGTCGCGGCGCTCAACGCCCTGGCCGCCGACGGCGCCCGGCCGGCGCGGGTCGACTACACCGGCCTGCCGCAGGTGGTGTTCACCCGCCCGCAGCTGGCCTCGGCCGGACTCACCGAAGCCGACGCACAAGCGGCGGGGCACGACTGCGTCTGCCGGGTCCTGGACCTCGCGGACGTGCCGCGGGCGCTGGTCAACCGCGACACCCGCGGCGCGGTCAAAGTCGTCGCCGACGCGGCCACCGGCCGGGTCCTGGGCGTGCACGCGCTCGCCGACGGCGCCGGGGAGATGATGCTGGCCGCGACGTATGCCATCAAAGCCGGCATGACCGTCGACGACATCGCCGACACCTGGGCGCCGTACCTGACCATGGCCGAGAGCCTGCGGATCGCCGCTGGGCTCTTCGGCACCGACCTTCCGACGTCCTGCTGTGCCTGA